Within Dromaius novaehollandiae isolate bDroNov1 chromosome 15, bDroNov1.hap1, whole genome shotgun sequence, the genomic segment GGGCACCGGGGCTCGGGGTGTGACCCCTTCCTCGGGGCTGTCCTGGCAGGGAGGGTGCGGAGCACCCCCAGAAACCCCCTCCTGGACGTGAACCAGCTCAAACAGCAGGACCAACTTCTCCCTTAACACTCCTAAAATAAGAAAACggtattttaaaactatttttcgGAATTGTTTTCCCTTCTCCTGCTCGTTTGCAGCTAGGAACTGTAGTCCCAGGGCGCAGTGGAAcatttgcaatgcaaaaagctcGTGGACTGCTGAGCCTTTCTTATGCCTGCAACAGATCCTAGCATGGAAAAGAAACGTCGGAAGAAAGCGTAGGAATTCCTGTTCGGCTGCCGGCTCCTTACGAGCGCTCCGTGGTAGGCGAGGCCCAGGTGCGGAGCTGCCGCAAGCTGGGGAGCGTTGGTGACACGGGGACCCCCACCCCAGCGGCTGCCCCGGCGGAGGGCGAGGTGCTGTACCTACAGCGTGAGGAGGTGGTAAGGAGAGGTGTGCAGGTGCGGCAGCAACGCGGAACTGCTACAGGCAGCGGGGAGACAACACACCGCTAAGGGAAAGAACAGGAGAGCAGCAAAGTGATTTTGAGGAGCTGGCTCGGTGCCAGCTCGGTGTCAAGCGATCAAATAGCTTTTTAGAGGCGGTTTGAGCAAGGATGGAGCGAGGAGGGGGGACGACTGCCAAGGGAAGGCTCAGCAACCTGTGGGCAGAGGCTGCTCCACTGCCGGCACCGGGCGCGGGGAGGCAGAAAGCAGGTCTGCGCCgcggagaggggggagagaggtgCGCGGCCGGGGATCGCGGCAACCTGAGCTGCTCTCAAAATGGAGCCTTTGGCACAGGCTGATTCTCCATTTTATTCGAGCTGTAAGACAGGGAAGGCAAAGCAAGTCTTCTCCCATGCACCCCTGCACAGACAGTCACTTTTCTCTGTCTCCACACCACGCCGACTCTGTTCGCCCCGTGTTGGGGCTCTTGCTGTTTTCCTAGACAAACCGTGCAGTCATTCAAGAATCAATTTTGCGATCTCAGTTGCAACACCGAGCTGAGGAGACACGGCGTTTGCAGGGCTGAACGTCATCTTCCCGGGAGATCTCCAGACCCAGCCCTCCCCCGGGGAAAGACACTTGTCGGAGGTTTTTTCCTGTATGATTGACAGTAATAATCATGTAAGATGAAATGCGTAAGTAGGAGTAATTGATACGCAGCACAGTTACAAAGCTTGTCTTTATAAAGCACTAGTAGATGTACACGCATGTAGGTACGGCGTAGAGAATTCATCATGTATGTAGATGCACGTATACACACGTGTATATTGTAGCTAGTTATAGTTAACTGGTATTCATATATATGCAACGTGTatatagaatattttaaatatattccaGAACATCGACCCATCTGGGTATCTTTTGGCTGATTTTCAGACCAGCAGCTTTGCAACCCGGAAGAATCATGATTGATCCAGTGTTCCCACAGAATAACAGGCGCCTCttggaaaggaaagcagagaccTAACTTTGCAAGCTGACTGGCACCTAAAACTGTATCAACTACTCGATGCGGAACCAGAAAATCATTGCAGGAAGGGGGATAAAGGGATGAAACGCTGCCCAAGGCGTTCCCCAGCGGCCGGTACCGCGGGCACCGCACGCTCCTTCCCCAGCTGCCGCCGGGCCGAGAGGGGCGAgcgtggccgggggggggacgcggaggcaccgccggggcggcgcggcgggcggggccggggcggggacaGCCCTGCGCCCCTCTCCGCTCCGCGTCGCTCCGCTCCATGCGCGGCGGCTGCCTGCAGGTGCCGGGGCGGCGCGATGTCGGAGGCGGCGGTGAGCGCGGCGGCCGTGCTGGGCTTcctgcgggagcgcggcgggcgggtgCGCAACGCGGAGCTGCTGAGCCGCTTCAGGCCGCTgctggaggcggcggcggagccggcggagcgggcggcgcggcgggagcgctTCAAGGCGGCCGTCAACGCCGTGGCCGTGGTGAAGGAGCGCGACGGCGCCAGGTTCGTGGTGCTGCGCAAGGCGCTGCGCGGGGGCACCGCGCCgggggatggcggcggcggcggcgggggggggcggctctcGCCCGCCCCCCCGGAGGAGCTGCCCTCGCCGGGCGCCGTGTCCGAGCTGCGCGGCCGCTTCCAGGGCGAGGGCGGCgaggcgccgctgccccccgcctgGCGCgaccccccggcccgccgcgacCCCCCGGCCAAGCCCTGCATGCTGCCCgtgcgctgccccccgccgccggcccccgccgcgccgccgccccgctcgcccccgccgcggcgggcacCCAAGGGGCAGCGGGCGGGCGAGGAGACGGCGGCGGTGCCGCTGGAGGAGGCCGAGCACCGGTGGCTGGTGAAGGCCGCGGGCGGGCGGTGGTCGCCGGAGCTGCACGGGCTGCTGCTGAGCGACGCCGGGCTGGCGGCCCGCCGCGACTTCATGTCGGGCTTCACCGCCCTGCACTGGGCCGCCAAGTGCGGCAACTGCGACATGGCCGGGAAGATCATCGAGGTGGCGGCCAAGGCCGGCGGCCACGTCAACGTCGACGCCAAGTCCTACGGCGGCTACACGGCGCTGCACGTGGCCGCCATGCACGGCCGCGAGGAGATCATCACCATGCTGGTGCGCAGCTACAACGCCAAGACCGACCTGAGGGACTACAGCGGCAAGAAGCCGCACCAGTACCTGAAGGACGGGGCCTCCTTCGCCGTGCGGCACCTCCTGGGCGACCCCGACCTGCACAGCGCCGCCGGACCCTCCCTGCCCATCCGGAAAAACACCAAGATCGCGGCCTCCATCCTGAGCTCCACCAGCACTTTCCTGGGCGTCATATCGGACGACATGGCTTTCTACGACCTCACCAAGGGCCTGAGGAAGCCGTCCTCCTTGAACAAGCTCCTGGCTGCCTCCACGGGCCCGAGGAAGAAGCCCAAGACCAGGGGGAGCTTCCCCTCCTACTCGTCGCTCTGCGAGGCGgtagaggaggagcaggaggagctggcGGTCAGGCGCAGGCCCGTGTCCGAGCTCTTCTTCGGCCACTAGCCTCGGCCTCGGCGAAAGTTGAGGTTTCCCTGGAAGCGCTTGGATttcttctgtctgtctctctttttgcAGATGTTTAGCTAGATCGGTGACCGGGTCCGGCTCCCAAGGCCCCCGGCTGAAACCTGCTTGCAGAAGCCTGTGGGGAGGGAGCCCAGAGACCACGACGTGCTCTAATAAATGCTCTATCGCCCTCGCGTTAACGGGGAGCACAAACTTTAGACCCAACGGCTGGGAAAGCAGAACCACCTCTGTGCGCGGACAGGTTAAAATGCGCAAGGTGCAGCCGCCCTCAGCCGTGCTCCTCAGCCGAAAAGCAGAAGTAGGGTAAAGAGTTGCATGTTTTACACTGTGAACAGCAAGTTTCTAGCCAGGTACTTTAAAATGGCTTTTTATAGAGCAAGCTTAAGTTACTAGAGGAGAGTTGCATAGTTTTCTATGATGTTTCTGCTTATTTTGGTAACAGAAGAggaatatttctattaaaaatgtatgtagTATTTAACTTTCTCAAAACAAAGTTTCTCACTGTTGGAAATACCAGCATGGCTATGCTGAATGCTGCCTGAAGCATTTGGTTAGATGAAGAGTTTAAAAAACCCCTCTCATGGCTCGAAGCGCCCTGGCCCGTCTACCTCAGCCGGAAAGCTGGCTCAGCCTCAGCCTGTCGTTGGGTGGGTTTCTccgtttttgtttcctttctcctcctcgaAAGACTCTTTGACCAGGTGGTACTAACCGCACGTCTTACCGATGCTGTGAACTTCTTGTAAACTTGACAATAGTTCGGTCACTTAACTAGAACTGAACAAAAACGTGGTGTTTGATACTGGAAACCTGAAGTGAGAATCCTTCAGAGCACAAATATCAGAATACCCAACTGGAGGAAAAGTCAGGCTTATATGTCTgactggtttttgtttttccttctgcttttcttatAAACCTTAAGCTTTGATTTTGGCCTCTTTACAATAGGTGTTTATAAAAGTTGGGCTCCGGGTGAGGTGTTTTGTAGCAGAGCGTCTGCATGACTTCCTAAAACAACGTGGATCCCAACAGCGTGGATCACTGACCTGAAACTtgcatttctgcttcttttctcttaTATAACATAGCTGTTTTATGGATGAAACTACACGTAGCTCCAAAAAGCATGCAAGTTTGAGATTAAGTGAAACATTtccaatgagattttttttaattactgtttggTTAAAATTAATGTGAACTGTAGCGGTAAGGAAAGAAGCTGTCTGACTCCTGTAAGCAGCCTGCTGAACTGTTGCATCTTCTCTCAAGAAATGCGTAAAAACTGTACGGGTCAGAGGTGATGAAGGCGACGGTGACCCTGCGTTTGCTCTGCTGCTTCGGTCCCCATCGGGTGTTCAGGTTCCTGTCCTGAACACGTGCTTGCACGCTCGCTGCTCTTTCCAAGCCAGTGACTTCAGGAATGTGTTTTTTTCAGCCCGAATTAAGCCTGGTACTTCCTTGTTTTGTCTGTAACCGGCTGCTCCGCAATGCTCCGCGGCACCGCGGCGCGTCCCGGCCCTCCCCGGGCGGCTCCTGCAAGGTCCTCGGTGACGTCCCCGAGGAGCTCCGCTTCCACCCACGCGCGATCCTTGGCCCCGGGAGGGGCCTGAGGACAGCGGTTGTTCTGCATCTCTCCGCTTCCGTATTGAACTAATGCAGTTGTCAGGCAGAGGTTAATGATCAAGGACCTCATGATTTCTatagcaggaggagaaaaaaaaatcccatttgctGCTTAGCTGTTGGTGGGACCATTGATCAGTCTGGTCACTTCAAACCTCGATTTGTGTTGCACTGTATCGGCTCCGAGTTCCAGAAAAAATATCTgttgctctgttttaaaaaatgttttcaactcTAGCTGCTATTAAACACTTTTTGGCTCTAGCTGCTGAAACCAAACAGGCACGTGTGCACCGTTaaagctttgtttctgcaggAACCGGGAATCTCTGGTTTGACTCAGTCTCAGTTTGAGGTTTGTTCTTTAGTTATGGATAAACGCTGAATACCTATTCAAATAATAcagctggatttcttttttttttggtgctgcttTTCCTAGTTGCGTAGGAGGCAAAGTACAGGGATGTGGGTTGgggtgtgcacgcgtgtgtgcttTAGCACTGTAAAGCGTGGTTGTGACTTCACCctaaggaaggcagggaggaggtTCCACTGATCCTGTGCGTGTGTCGGAGCAGAAGCTGCTTCATCGCCGCGTTTGCTGGGGAGCAGCCGGCACGCGCCGTGGgtcccggcggcagcggggagcccgtgtcggcagccgccccgggccggTGCGCGAGGCTCGGGCTGTGCATGGGGTGGGCAGTGCCGTGActcagctccttcctcctccGGAGTGGGGAAAAGATACTATTCAGGCAGGCTGCGATGAGGATGCCCAGCGCTGTTGGGCTGCGGGGGTAAACAAGTACCCAGAGCTGCTGCGAATGAGCCACTGCAATTTTTGCAAGAACGTGTGTTACCTTGAATTTGAAGTAAAAGCAGTCTCCGGCTTTTCTGGGTTCTTTCTGCACGTCCCGGTTTATGCTCCGAGGGGACAGGCTATGGGGTGCTGGGGAAATCGGGAGAGTGCTTTCTTGGCAGAGCCTAAGGCTGCTTGCGTTTTATGGATCCATCAGCTTAATCGATTCTCCCTGCCTTTCACTGCTTTAAGGCCAAATGCAGCTGAACCCAGTCGTATTTTCACATGGATGAATGACAGCTGTGAAATTTGGTGCAGGATACTTTCACATAGTGCTTTCACAGAAACCTTAGAGCTGGGGCCACCCCGGGCCAGCGCGCTGGGCAAACATCACCCTTGGAGCCTGTGGTCTGGCTGGGGAGCTCGGGGCTGTGCTTTGCCCTGGTCCCTAGCCTGCCTGCTCGCCCTATCTGCGTTTTCCTGCTGTAAAATGGAAATTAGCGCCCTGGTGGCTTTGTCTTTTTAAAGTACATGGTTATTACtgatactcaaaaaaaaaaaaaagccgaatTCAAGACAACTCCTCCATGGATGTGTAGGCAGGGTGAGCAGAGTCATCGGGAGCTTGTGAACGCTCTGCCTTCAGCGAGCGCCTACGTAAATAAAACGGGCTGGTATTTTAGCTTAGCAGCAGCAGCGATCAGCAAAGCTAATGTTTGCCTGACCCCGGCTCAGTCTTTCTAAAGATAATCCAGTTTGTCCATTCCTCAGCACAGCTATGTCTGAAGCATCTCGGATCAAAGATCCGCACTGAAGTCCCGAGAAAGGTCTGCGGACGAGCTGCAAGCCGCGCTCGGGGCAAGGACGGCCTTCGTCCTGCGGCTGCTGGATCAGGTGTCAACGCAGTCGCGCCCGGCTTCAAATCGCTCTTTGGACCCTCTCCGCTCCCTCCCCGTGAGCGTCCCGCGGACGAAAGCGCCTCTGCTCCGGGAGCCCTGGGAAAGGCCGGCacgaggagctgctgcagacGGACCCAACACGAgctgcgggggcggccccgggcagaGCAGCCCTTCGGGAAGTCCCGCCGACCTGCCCTGGCTCTTCCCTTCTCCCGCCGCGTTCCCGCCGCGACCTACATTCCTCGCATGCATGTGCTGCTGATTTGCATGTTAATCTGAGTAAAACGGCAACATGGCAGTCGCTGCTTTTCCCGGTGATCCGTGCTGGCGCGGGAGGCTCCGGACGAAGAGGTTGTTACCGCGGGCACAAACAGCGCGTTGTTTATCGCCGAGGGAGGACACGGGGCCAGAACGGACAGACCCCGATCAAACGCTCCGTGCCGTAATGAGGAGCATCCACTGACTGCTCCAGCTCCGGGGTTTAGTTCACTAATTTATGAagagaataaaac encodes:
- the SOWAHA gene encoding ankyrin repeat domain-containing protein SOWAHA encodes the protein MSEAAVSAAAVLGFLRERGGRVRNAELLSRFRPLLEAAAEPAERAARRERFKAAVNAVAVVKERDGARFVVLRKALRGGTAPGDGGGGGGGGRLSPAPPEELPSPGAVSELRGRFQGEGGEAPLPPAWRDPPARRDPPAKPCMLPVRCPPPPAPAAPPPRSPPPRRAPKGQRAGEETAAVPLEEAEHRWLVKAAGGRWSPELHGLLLSDAGLAARRDFMSGFTALHWAAKCGNCDMAGKIIEVAAKAGGHVNVDAKSYGGYTALHVAAMHGREEIITMLVRSYNAKTDLRDYSGKKPHQYLKDGASFAVRHLLGDPDLHSAAGPSLPIRKNTKIAASILSSTSTFLGVISDDMAFYDLTKGLRKPSSLNKLLAASTGPRKKPKTRGSFPSYSSLCEAVEEEQEELAVRRRPVSELFFGH